In Topomyia yanbarensis strain Yona2022 chromosome 2, ASM3024719v1, whole genome shotgun sequence, one DNA window encodes the following:
- the LOC131679796 gene encoding uncharacterized protein LOC131679796, giving the protein MRRVANSPEGIQAICELEKPGEAFDAKATTNDENHPGNKQLGDIRGAYHKHSTPKQPGQRPPLQISHSKESEPTERQGTLNTKQNTPAQSVGSHSNLDDVSESEAESECSIRSRSQRDARRERGPTRAQLSARQFLAKKLPTFTGRPEDWPMFISSFETANQACGFSNVENLGRLQESLKGQALEAVRSRLLWPDAVPQIIESLRMLYGRPEQLLNMLLVKVRKAEPPKADRLATYIGFGMTVQQLVDHLEASDLKDHLVNPMLIQELVEKLPASTKMEWVRYKRRKHRVTLRTLSDFLSEIVRDTSEATCSESHNPLLHPEEAYADCNVHRFQQKSVIFRTVPVTLYNGKYAIDTIAFLDEGSSYTLVENVLTKLLKTKGVVQPLRVTWTAGVSRVEKDSQRLNLSISARGSTQRFQIQDAHTVEELKLPKQTLDLKEVANQYVHLRDLPVPDSKHSVPRILIGLKDLHLYTPLETRVGRPDEPIAVKSKLGWTVYGPIRSADLKEEFVGHHSCGGVSNQELHDLLKEHYALEEAGVTAALLPESSEDRRAREILDSTTVRIGDRFETGLLWKVDEPSFPDSYAMALRRMKGLEKRLLKDEILYNRVRSTIADYLTKGYAHKATFQELHEHPASKVWYLPLNIVINPRKPEKLRLVWDAAAAVGGVSLNSQLLTGPDMLTSLPSVICRFREREVGFGGDIKEMYHQLRIRKEDQQAKRFLFRNDPCARPEVYVMNVATFGSTCSPCSAQFVKNKNADEFFSQYPEASRAIVDNHYVDDYFDSTDTVGEAIKRAKDVRYIHSRGGFDIRNWVASSNDVLRALGEAKTEQQVHFHQDKHTGTERVLGIVWNPKSDELCFSTRLRDELIPFISGERWPTKRAVLSCVMSFFDPLGLLAPFTIYGKMLIQDLWRRGCEWDEEIDEESMMKWRNWIERLPEIERIRIPRYHFVKGQAPDYSTLQLHVFVDASSNAYGCVAYFRILIAGKPHCSLVMAKSKVAPLKQLTIPRLELQGAVLGSRLMNTIMETHSLPIKQRFIWTDSRTVLSWIHSDQRKYKQFVAFRIGEIHTLSKQCEWRWLPTKHNVADDVTKWHAGRRFESDTPWFQGATILNQFEETWQQQPQVVPNVLEEIRAVHLFHDVLVLKQIVDPLRFSKWKVLVRTVACAYRFIYNCKRKVAKLSIEALPVTEKVKKLAKVHHSVVAVPLKREEYQKAESYLWRVAQAEVYEEEVKILMKNQQLTHTDHYRLEKDSQLYDKSPFLDDSNVIRMEGRTKNAPFVPFELRCPIILPKGHRITTLLVEYFHQKMGHANTETVVNEMRQRFCIKHLRAELKRVVKLCVRCKIRKSSPVIPRMAPLPVQRITPYKRPFSFTGIDYFGPVLVTVGRRTEKRWIALFTCLTTRAVHLEAAHSLTTQACVMVIRRFTCRRGVPLEIFSDNGTNFKGASKEVVKRIYADCDETFTDATTRWNFNPPSAPHMGGAWERLVRSVKAALSELDDGRKLTDEILLTTLAEAEDLVNSRPLTYIPIELGAEAAPTPNHFLRSSVAGDVTQSVRKSDQAQALRDSYKRSQHLADQIWKRWISEYLPTLNQRSKWHDESDPVEVGDIVYIVDENSRKGWVRGIVTTVFKSKDGRIRQALVRTTKGEMKRPVAKLAVLEVRERKSGVKAEPTPVLQGGAM; this is encoded by the exons ATGAGGCGGGTAGCAAATTCACCGGAAGGGATTCAAGCCATATGCGAATTAGAGAAGCCTGGAGAGGCCTTTGATGCAAAAGCAACCACGAATGACGAAAATCACCCGGGTAACAAACAGCTGGGTGATATTCGGGGAGCGTACCACAAACATTCGACCCCAAAGCAACCCGGGCAACGTCCACCGTTGCAAATAAGTCATTCGAAGGAATCGGAACCTACTGAACGTCAGGGGACACTGAATACAAAGCAAAACACGCCAGCACAATCTGTAGGAAGCCATTCAAATCTCGATGATGTTTCGGAGTCAGAAGCGGAGAGCGAGTGCTCCATACGATCACGATCACAGCGAGACGCTCGCCGGGAAAGGGGCCCAACGAGAGCCCAGTTGTCGGCCAGGCAGTTTTTAGCCAAGAAGCTTCCTACATTTACCGGGCGGCCAGAAGATTGGCCGATGTTTATCTCAAGTTTCGAGACAGCAAACCAAGCTTGTGGGTTCTCTAACGTCGAAAACCTTGGACGGTTGCAAGAGAGCTTGAAAGGTCAAGCATTAGAAGCAGTCCGAAGTCGCCTGCTATGGCCAGATGCCGTGCCTCAGATCATCGAATCTCTTCGGATGCTGTACGGACGGCCCGAGCAATTATTGAATATGCTGTTGGTCAAAGTTCGGAAGGCGGAACCACCCAAGGCCGATCGTTTGGCGACCTACATTGGTTTCGGTATGACGGTGCAGCAACTCGTCGATCATTTGGAAGCAAGTGATCTAAAAGACCACTTGGTAAACCCTATGCTGATCCAAGAGTTGGTAGAAAAACTACCAGCTAGTACAAAAATGGAGTGGGTGCGCTACAAACGAAGGAAGCACCGCGTAACTCTTCGAACATTATCCGATTTTCTGTCGGAGATTGTGAGGGATACCAGCGAGGCCAC CTGCAGTGAATCGCACAATCCGCTTCTACACCCGGAAGAAGCTTACGCTGATTGCAATGTGCATCGATTCCAGCAGAAATCGGTGATCTTTCGCACGGTCCCAGTAACACTCTACAATGGGAAGTATGCGATAGATACGATAGCTTTCCTCGACGAAGGTTCCTCATACACGCTGGTTGAGAATGTTTTGACGAAACTGTTGAAGACGAAAGGTGTTGTTCAACCGCTTCGTGTAACATGGACGGCAGGCGTTTCTCGGGTGGAAAAAGACTCACAGAGGTTGAATTTGTCGATTTCAGCTCGAGGTTCCACTCAGCGCTTCCAGATTCAGGACGCACACACTGTAGAGGAGCTGAAATTGCCGAAACAGACGCTGGATTTGAAAGAAGTTGCAAATCAGTATGTGCATCTTCGAGACTTGCCAGTACCGGATAGTAAACACAGCGTTCCTCGAATATTAATTGGGTTAAAAGACCTTCACCTGTACACTCCACTCGAGACTCGAGTTGGACGCCCCGATGAGCCCATAGCGGTCAAATCGAAGCTAGGTTGGACGGTATATGGTCCGATACGGAGCGCCGATTTGAAAGAAGAGTTTGTTGGTCATCATTCTTGTGGCGGCGTTTCCAATCAAGAGTTGCACGACTTACTGAAAGAGCATTATGCGTTGGAAGAGGCAGGAGTTACTGCAGCACTACTGCCGGAATCGTCCGAAGACCGGAGAGCGAGAGAAATTTTGGATAGCACAACGGTTAGGATCGGTGATCGCTTTGAGACGGGGTTGTTGTGGAAAGTGGACGAACCCAGTTTTCCAGACAGCTATGCCATGGCCCTGAGACGGATGAAGGGACTTGAAAAGCGACTTCTAAAAGACGAAATTCTGTACAACAGGGTGCGAAGCACAATAGCTGATTATCTGACGAAAGGATATGCTCACAAAGCGACGTTCCAAGAATTGCATGAACATCCAGCCTCCAAGGTGTGGTATTTGCCATTAAACATCGTGATAAACCCCAGGAAGCCGGAGAAACTCCGTCTAGTGTGGGATGCAGCAGCAGCTGTTGGTGGAGTCTCGTTAAATTCCCAGTTGCTTACCGGACCAGACATGCTGACATCTCTACCATCCGTTATTTGTCGTTTTCGGGAACGAGAGGTCGGGTTCGGAGGtgatataaaagaaatgtatcacCAACTGCGCATCAGAAAAGAGGACCAGCAAGCTAAGCGATTCTTGTTTAGAAATGATCCTTGTGCGCGTCCTGAGGTATATGTTATGAATGTTGCTACATTTGGATCAACCTGTTCCCCATGTTCCGCTCAATTTGTGAAAAACAAGAACGCAGACGAATTCTTCTCACAGTATCCAGAGGCGTCGAGGGCCATAGTCGACAACCACTATGTCGATGACTATTTTGACAGCACTGACACTGTGGGAGAAGCGATAAAACGAGCCAAAGACGTTCGTTATATTCACTCTCGAGGCGGCTTCGACATCCGAAATTGGGTGGCTAGTTCAAATGACGTCTTACGGGCGCTAGGTGAAGCAAAGACGGAACAGCAAGTTCATTTCCATCAAGACAAACATACGGGGACTGAGCGAGTTCTAGGTATTGTATGGAATCCGAAGAGCGACGAGCTTTGTTTTTCTACGAGGTTGCGTGACGAACTGATACCTTTCATAAGTGGTGAACGATGGCCAACTAAAAGAGCGGTACTGAGTTGCGTGATGAGCTTTTTCGATCCGCTAGGCCTGCTCGCTCCATTCACCATCTACGGAAAGATGCTGATCCAGGACCTCTGGCGAAGAGGCTGCGAGTGGGATGAGGAGATAGACGAGGAATCGATGATGAAGTGGAGAAATTGGATTGAGCGGCTGCCGGAAATCGAAAGAATCAGGATACCTCGGTATCATTTCGTGAAAGGGCAGGCGCCGGACTACAGTACTCTACAACTGCACGTATTTGTAGATGCTAGCTCGAACGCATACGGCTGCGTTGCATATTTCCGGATTTTGATAGCTGGAAAACCGCACTGTTCACTTGTAATGGCGAAGTCAAAGGTAGCTCCGTTAAAGCAACTGACGATCCCGCGCCTAGAATTACAAGGGGCGGTTCTGGGATCAAGGCTGATGAACACCATTATGGAAACTCATTCACTGCCCATTAAGCAGCGGTTTATTTGGACGGACTCTAGAACTGTTCTTTCCTGGATTCACTCCGATCAgcgaaaatataaacaatttgtcGCGTTTCGGATTGGAGAGATCCATACCCTTTCAAAACAGTGCGAGTGGCGCTGGTTACCTACTAAGCACAACGTGGCAGATGACGTTACTAAGTGGCATGCGGGACGGCGATTTGAATCCGATACTCCATGGTTCCAGGGAGCAACAATCTTAAATCAGTTCGAAGAAACATGGCAGCAGCAACCACAAGTAGTACCGAACGTGTTGGAGGAAATTCGGGCCGTTCATTTGTTTCATGACGTTTTAGTCCTGAAGCAAATCGTCGATCCTCTCCGCTTCTCTAAATGGAAGGTTCTAGTTCGGACTGTGGCATGTGCATATCGTTTCATTTATAACTGTAAGCGAAAGGTTGCAAAGCTGAGTATCGAAGCACTTCCAGTAACAGAAAAGGTGAAGAAACTCGCGAAAGTGCATCACTCTGTTGTCGCAGTACCATTAAAGCGTGAGGAATACCAGAAGGCTGAATCCTACCTATGGCGAGTGGCCCAAGCAGAGGTGTACGAAGAGGAGGTGAAGATacttatgaaaaatcaacaacTTACTCATACAGACCATTATCGACTAGAGAAAGATAGCCAACTTTACGACAAGTCTCCCTTCTTGGACGATAGTAACGTAATAAGAATGGAGGGAAGGACAAAAAATGCTCCATTCGTTCCGTTTGAGTTACGCTGTCCAATCATTCTACCGAAGGGACATCGCATAACTACGTTGCTAGTGGAATATTTCCATCAGAAAATGGGTCACGCGAACACCGAAACGGTTGTAAATGAGATGCGACAGCGGTTCTGTATAAAGCATCTCAGAGCAGAGCTGAAGCGCGTAGTAAAACTATGTGTACGTTGTAAGATCAGGAAGAGCAGCCCAGTGATCCCAAGAATGGCACCACTTCCGGTTCAGCGTATTACGCCCTACAAGCGGCCGTTCAGTTTTACAGGCATCGACTATTTCGGGCCAGTTCTAGTGACAGTAGGACGTCGAACGGAAAAACGTTGGATCGCCTTGTTTACATGCTTAACGACGAGGGCAGTTCATCTTGAAGCCGCTCACAGTTTAACGACGCAAGCATGCGTTATGGTGATAAGACGGTTTACTTGCCGGCGGGGAGTTCCATTAGAAATCTTTTCAGACAATGGTACAAATTTTAAAGGTGCGAGTAAGGAGGTTGTGAAACGGATATATGCAGATTGCGACGAGACGTTCACCGATGCTACTACTAGGTGGAATTTCAATCCACCCTCAGCACCCCATATGGGCGGGGCGTGGGAACGATTGGTACGCTCGGTGAAGGCAGCTCTCAGTGAGCTAGATGATGGGCGGAAGTTGACGGATGAAATTCTTCTTACCACGTTGGCGGAAGCAGAAGATCTCGTAAACTCGCGACCGTTGACGTATATCCCTATAGAGTTAGGAGCGGAAGCAGCACCAACCCCAAATCATTTCCTGCGCTCTTCTGTGGCGGGTGATGTAACACAGTCGGTTCGAAAAAGCGATCAAGCTCAGGCGTTGCGTGACTCGTATAAGCGATCACAACATTTGGCAGACCAGATTTGGAAGCGTTGGATCTCGGAATACTTGCCAACACTGAACCAGCGAAGCAAGTGGCATGACGAATCAGATCCGGTTGAAGTAGGCGATATAGTGTACATTGTGGACGAGAACAGTCGTAAAGGCTGGGTTCGTGGGATCGTTACTACCGTCTTCAAGTCGAAGGATGGCCGGATTAGGCAGGCATTGGTAAGAACAACAAAAGGTGAAATGAAAAGACCGGTGGCTAAGTTGGCGGTGCTTGAAGTGAGAGAGCGTAAATCTGGCGTTAAGGCGGAGCCAACACCAGTGTTACAGGGCGGGGCTATGTAA